The Agrobacterium vitis genome has a segment encoding these proteins:
- the glgC gene encoding glucose-1-phosphate adenylyltransferase, with protein sequence MTPTKRIQPLARDAMAYVLAGGRGSRLKELTDRRAKPAVYFGGKARIIDFALSNALNSGIRRIGVATQYKAHSLIRHMQRGWDFLRPERNESFDILPASQRVSETQWYEGTADAVFQNIDIIEPYGPEYMVILAGDHVYKMDYEFMLQQHVDSGADVTIGCMEVPRMEASAFGVMHVDDKDQIIAFVEKPADPPGIPGNETMALASMGIYVFHTKFLMDCLRRDAADPNSSRDFGKDIIPYIVEHGKAVAHRFASSCVRSDFEKTPYWRDVGTIDAYWQANVDLTDILPELDIYDKSWPIWTYAEINPPAKFVHDDEGRRGSAISSLVSGDCIISGSTLYRSLLFTGVRANSYSRLEGAVILPKVTIGRHARLTNVVIDHGVTIPEGLIVGEDPEIDAKRFRRSENGICLITQAMIDKLGL encoded by the coding sequence ATGACGCCGACAAAGAGAATTCAGCCGCTGGCGCGCGATGCCATGGCGTATGTACTGGCCGGCGGACGGGGCAGCCGCCTTAAGGAACTGACCGACCGGCGGGCAAAACCTGCCGTCTATTTCGGCGGCAAGGCCCGGATCATCGATTTTGCCCTGTCGAATGCGCTAAACTCCGGCATTCGCCGCATTGGCGTCGCCACCCAGTACAAGGCCCATTCGCTGATCCGCCACATGCAGCGTGGCTGGGATTTCCTGCGGCCCGAGCGCAACGAAAGCTTCGACATCCTGCCAGCCAGCCAACGCGTTTCTGAAACGCAATGGTATGAAGGCACCGCGGATGCCGTCTTCCAGAATATCGATATTATCGAGCCTTATGGCCCGGAATATATGGTGATCCTGGCGGGCGACCACGTCTATAAGATGGACTATGAATTCATGCTCCAGCAGCATGTCGACAGTGGTGCCGATGTCACGATTGGCTGCATGGAAGTGCCACGCATGGAAGCCTCGGCGTTCGGTGTCATGCATGTCGATGACAAGGACCAGATCATTGCCTTCGTCGAAAAGCCCGCCGATCCGCCAGGCATTCCCGGCAATGAAACCATGGCGCTCGCCTCAATGGGCATTTACGTGTTCCACACCAAATTCCTGATGGATTGCCTGCGCCGCGACGCCGCCGACCCCAATTCCAGCCGGGATTTCGGCAAGGACATCATTCCCTATATCGTCGAACACGGCAAAGCCGTGGCGCATCGCTTTGCCTCATCCTGCGTGCGCTCGGATTTCGAAAAGACCCCCTATTGGCGTGATGTCGGCACCATCGACGCCTATTGGCAGGCCAATGTTGACCTGACCGACATCCTGCCGGAACTGGATATCTACGATAAATCCTGGCCGATCTGGACCTATGCCGAAATCAATCCGCCGGCAAAGTTCGTTCATGACGATGAAGGCCGCCGCGGTTCGGCAATTTCCTCTCTGGTGTCGGGGGATTGCATCATCTCCGGCTCGACGCTCTATCGCAGCCTGCTGTTTACCGGGGTTCGCGCCAATTCCTATTCGCGGCTGGAAGGCGCCGTCATTCTGCCCAAGGTCACCATTGGCCGTCATGCCCGCTTGACCAATGTGGTGATCGACCATGGCGTCACCATTCCTGAAGGGCTGATCGTCGGCGAAGACCCGGAGATCGACGCCAAGCGCTTCCGCCGCAGTGAAAACGGTATCTGCCTGATCACCCAGGCCATGATTGACAAGCTGGGGCTGTAG
- the glgB gene encoding 1,4-alpha-glucan branching protein GlgB, with the protein MKKTTRQTQVSAESGPAPSADHLSSAEIEAIVAGMYTDPFSVLGVHAGANGFIARCFVPGADSITALTLDGSLAGELACLDPAGFFAGPVAIKTQQPLRYRACRGDEEWSLTDPYSFGPVLGPMDDYFLREGSHLRLFDKMGAHPIKHQGVDGFHFAVWAPNARRVSVVGDFNEWDGRRHVMRLRRDTGIWEIFAPDVRPGSAYKYEIIGVNGELLPLKADPFARRSEFRPQTASITAAELSQDWEDAAHLAHWGSIDKRRQPISVYEVHAGSWQKRADGSFLSWDELAERLIPYCTEMGFTHIEFLPITEHPYDPSWGYQTTGLYAPSARFGEPEGFARFVNGCHKVGLSVILDWVPAHFPTDAHGLRFFDGTALYEHEDPRKGFHPDWNTAIYNYGRIEVLSYLVNNALYWAEKFHLDGVRVDAVASMLYLDYSRKEGEWIPNEYGGRENLEAVRFLQKMNEHLYGAHPQVMTIAEESTSWPKVSQPVHEGGLGFGFKWNMGFMHDTLSYFARDPVHRKHHHHEITFGLIYAYSENFMLPISHDEVVHGKGSMIAKMPGDDWQKFANLRAYYGFMWGYPGKKLLFMGQEFAQWSEWSEERSLDWNLLQYPLHEGMRRLVRDLNFTYRNKPALHARDCEGEGFEWLISEDADQSVFAWLRKTPGERPVAVIANLTPVYYQRYDVPLPVAGRWREILNTDAEIYGGSGKGNGGRVEAVLDAATTSDKAPWAHATLSLPPLAVIMLELEQ; encoded by the coding sequence GGGCGCCGACAGCATTACCGCGCTCACGCTCGACGGCAGCCTTGCCGGAGAGCTGGCCTGTCTTGACCCAGCTGGTTTTTTCGCCGGTCCTGTGGCGATCAAGACCCAGCAGCCACTGCGCTACCGCGCCTGCCGGGGCGATGAGGAATGGTCGCTGACCGATCCCTATAGTTTCGGGCCGGTTCTCGGGCCGATGGACGATTACTTCCTGCGCGAAGGGTCGCATCTGCGGCTGTTCGACAAGATGGGCGCCCATCCGATCAAGCATCAGGGCGTCGATGGCTTTCATTTCGCCGTCTGGGCGCCGAATGCAAGACGGGTCTCGGTGGTCGGCGATTTCAATGAATGGGATGGCCGCCGCCATGTGATGCGGCTGCGCCGCGATACCGGCATCTGGGAGATTTTCGCCCCCGATGTCCGGCCAGGTTCGGCCTATAAATACGAGATCATCGGCGTCAATGGCGAGCTTTTGCCGCTGAAGGCCGATCCGTTCGCCCGCCGCAGCGAGTTTCGCCCGCAAACCGCCTCCATCACCGCAGCCGAGCTTTCCCAGGACTGGGAGGATGCGGCGCATCTGGCCCATTGGGGCAGTATCGACAAGCGCCGCCAGCCGATCTCGGTCTATGAGGTCCATGCCGGTTCCTGGCAGAAGCGTGCGGACGGCAGCTTCCTTAGCTGGGACGAGCTGGCGGAACGGCTGATCCCCTATTGCACCGAAATGGGCTTTACCCATATCGAATTCCTGCCCATTACCGAACATCCCTATGACCCCTCTTGGGGCTATCAGACGACAGGTCTTTACGCGCCAAGTGCGCGGTTTGGCGAGCCGGAGGGCTTTGCCCGCTTCGTCAACGGCTGTCACAAGGTTGGCCTCAGCGTCATTCTCGATTGGGTTCCGGCCCATTTCCCGACCGATGCCCATGGGTTGCGGTTTTTCGACGGCACGGCTCTTTATGAGCATGAGGACCCGCGCAAGGGCTTCCACCCCGACTGGAACACCGCGATCTACAATTACGGGCGGATCGAGGTTCTGTCTTATTTGGTCAACAATGCGCTGTACTGGGCGGAAAAATTCCACCTCGATGGCGTGCGGGTCGATGCGGTCGCCTCGATGCTTTATCTCGACTATTCCCGCAAGGAAGGCGAGTGGATACCCAATGAATATGGTGGACGGGAAAACCTGGAGGCGGTCCGCTTCCTGCAAAAGATGAACGAGCATCTCTACGGCGCCCATCCACAGGTGATGACCATTGCGGAGGAAAGCACCTCCTGGCCGAAAGTGTCCCAGCCGGTCCACGAGGGCGGGCTTGGATTCGGCTTCAAGTGGAACATGGGCTTCATGCATGACACTTTGAGCTATTTTGCCCGCGACCCCGTGCATCGCAAGCATCATCACCATGAGATTACCTTTGGGCTGATCTATGCCTATAGCGAAAATTTCATGCTGCCGATTTCCCACGATGAAGTGGTGCATGGCAAAGGCTCGATGATTGCCAAGATGCCAGGCGACGACTGGCAGAAATTCGCCAATCTTCGCGCCTATTATGGCTTCATGTGGGGCTATCCCGGCAAAAAACTGCTGTTCATGGGCCAGGAATTTGCCCAGTGGAGCGAATGGAGCGAGGAACGGTCGCTGGACTGGAACCTGCTGCAATATCCGCTGCATGAGGGCATGCGCCGCCTGGTGCGTGATCTGAACTTTACCTATCGTAACAAGCCGGCGCTGCATGCCCGCGACTGCGAGGGCGAAGGGTTCGAATGGCTGATCAGCGAGGATGCCGATCAATCGGTCTTTGCCTGGCTGCGCAAGACGCCCGGCGAAAGGCCGGTGGCTGTCATCGCCAACCTGACGCCAGTCTATTACCAGCGTTACGACGTGCCGCTGCCGGTGGCAGGCCGCTGGCGGGAAATCCTCAATACTGATGCCGAGATCTATGGCGGTAGTGGCAAGGGCAATGGCGGCCGGGTGGAGGCCGTACTCGATGCGGCAACGACCTCCGACAAGGCGCCATGGGCGCACGCGACGCTGTCACTGCCGCCGCTGGCGGTGATTATGCTGGAGTTGGAACAGTAA